In Anaerobacillus isosaccharinicus, one genomic interval encodes:
- a CDS encoding YqkE family protein yields the protein MRHNKQKKKADNGTIQLNERINPDVLAKLKQTSNALKDEEIRRQEEAREQEKQRRIEKEKNRSFEDLLNDSDLDWKNYK from the coding sequence ATGAGACACAATAAACAAAAGAAGAAAGCAGATAATGGTACAATTCAGTTAAATGAGCGAATTAATCCTGATGTGTTAGCGAAATTAAAACAGACAAGCAATGCGTTAAAAGATGAAGAAATAAGAAGACAAGAGGAAGCAAGGGAGCAGGAAAAACAACGTAGGATAGAAAAAGAAAAAAATCGCTCTTTTGAAGACCTTCTTAATGACAGTGACTTGGATTGGAAAAACTATAAATAG
- a CDS encoding sodium:calcium antiporter: MHDNQYIEKKNHQVEVMIMLFLLFFIVAVITVITATKLSTYADVISEKTAVGGMLIGSMLLAGATSLPEITTSYTAVLLDNPNLAVGSILGSNLFNLVILACLDLYFRKDQFFERVWTQHRYTIGIGIALTFIILFSLRLDVMFIILGVGLDTFIILTGYIIGMIILSKLKQTSKNLTVEPPREAPFPNLSARKAMVRFLAASMIILVAGSILTIVGDRIAIVTGLGASFVGSFLIAASTSLPEAVACFVACKLRNFNLAIGSILGSNLFNILILCGTDIFYRQGPLLVHVEPVHELTTSLVIFLYLLTFYLLIRVRPRTMVNYSIPSMLIVFSYIVTSYYIFIYS, translated from the coding sequence GTGCATGATAATCAATACATAGAAAAGAAAAATCATCAAGTTGAGGTGATGATCATGTTATTTTTGTTGTTCTTCATTGTTGCTGTCATTACTGTTATTACTGCAACAAAGCTTTCGACATATGCCGATGTCATAAGTGAAAAAACAGCTGTAGGCGGAATGTTAATTGGTTCGATGTTGTTAGCAGGAGCTACTTCACTTCCTGAAATTACGACGAGTTACACTGCCGTTTTGTTGGATAACCCCAATTTAGCTGTTGGTAGCATCCTTGGGAGTAATTTATTTAATCTTGTTATTCTTGCTTGTTTAGACCTTTACTTTCGCAAAGATCAATTTTTCGAGCGTGTTTGGACACAACATCGCTACACGATAGGAATTGGTATTGCGTTAACGTTTATTATATTATTTTCACTGCGACTTGACGTTATGTTTATCATTTTAGGGGTTGGTTTAGATACATTTATTATTCTAACTGGCTATATAATCGGAATGATCATTTTATCAAAATTAAAACAAACGTCTAAAAATTTGACTGTTGAACCGCCACGAGAAGCTCCATTCCCTAACCTGTCAGCAAGAAAAGCGATGGTCCGTTTTTTAGCTGCATCTATGATCATTCTTGTTGCTGGTTCAATCCTAACTATTGTTGGTGACAGAATTGCAATTGTGACTGGGCTTGGGGCTAGTTTTGTTGGTAGCTTTTTGATTGCTGCATCGACTTCATTACCTGAAGCAGTTGCTTGCTTCGTCGCTTGTAAATTACGAAATTTCAACTTAGCGATCGGTTCGATTTTAGGGAGTAATTTATTTAACATACTGATACTATGTGGGACCGATATTTTCTATCGCCAAGGACCATTACTCGTTCATGTTGAACCTGTACACGAACTAACAACATCATTAGTGATCTTTCTATATTTACTAACCTTTTACTTACTCATCCGTGTTCGCCCTAGAACAATGGTTAATTACTCAATTCCGTCAATGCTTATTGTTTTTTCCTATATTGTTACAAGCTATTACATCTTTATTTATTCATAA